The genomic region CACTCGTAGCGATACTTCAGCGAGTCAACCTCCGCCTGTTCGATGTCGGCGATCGTCAGCTCCGGCATCCGTAGCTGGGCCAGCGTCACCTCGGCGGAGGTGGGCTGGGCGTCCGCCGGCAGCCACCGCTCCGGGTCCCAGACGCCGGTGCGCAGGAGCGACTTGGGGCAGTGCGGGTAGACCTCCTCGATTCCCACCACAAGCGCGCTGGCCGGTGGCTTGCCCACGGCGGTGAGCTGCGACAGCAGGTCGGGGCGTGTGGAGACGCAGGCCCGACCGTTCACCCTGAGTGTCGTGGTGCGCCCCGGGATGATGAACAGCAGCCCGGCCCGTCCGGTGGCGATGACGTTCTGCAGGGTGTCCAGGCGCTTGTTGCCGGTCGCGTCCGGTATCGCCACCGTCCGCGCGTCCAGGACAGCCACGAACCCGGCGGGGCCACCGCGTGGGGAGACGTCGCAGTTGCCGTCGGCATCGACGCTGGCGACCAGGACCAACGACGAGCAGCCGATCAACCGTCGGGCCTGTTCGGTGAGTTCGGTCATCTGTTTGCGCACGGCCGCCTCGCTGGGGAGTTCGTAGGCCCGGCGCAGCGTTTCCTGGTCCGGCACGGCGTCGAGGCGCAGCGAGTCGAATGCGGTGGCAGCAGGGGCTGGCGTCATGCCGCCGACCCTATGGGGCGCACCGCAGCCGTGGGGGACCATGATGGCGGCGGGTGCGCGGAGCCGCGGCTCAGACCGTCCCGGCTGCTCCGACATCGCGGCCTACCCAGGTGGCGACGCACACCTCGTTGCCCTCGGCGTCGGCCAGAACCCACCACATCGGCGCGTGCGTGTCGGACACCAACCGGCCGCCGGCGGCCAGGGCGGCGGCGATGCGCGCCTCGGCCTGGTCGTGCGGGACGGCGACATCGAGATGCATGCGGTTGCGTTGCGAGCGCGGCACCTCCATCTGCTGCAACCCGAAGCCGGGACCGCGGCGCGACGGGTCGTAGAGGTAGTCGTCGCCGATCTGGGAGTAGCCGAGCACCGCACGCCAGAACGGCAGCACGTCCGCGCTGACGTGCGCGTCGAGGGTGAGGTTGATGACCTGCACGGCGGTCGGGTCGGCGGTAAGTCCCCGCTCCGTGGCGGCGGCCGAGATCCGCCGGGCCAGCCCGGCGTCGCGGCGGGACAGGGACACCGTGACGCCGGCGCCGCGCAGGTCGATGGTCAGAATCTGCTGCTCGGTCTCGTCGGCGAGTCGGCCGATCTCATCGACGAGAGCAATGCCGTCGGTGAGCGAACCGGTGGGGAAGTGGGCGGAGACCAGGTGATACAGAGAGCGCCAGTCCTCGACACCCTCGGCTGCGTGAAACTCCCTCGCCGTGATCTGCCGACTCATGCCGCGAACCTAACATCGGACGCCCCACCGGTGAGCGTGGACGGCCAGGCCCTGTGTCCACCCAGCGGTTAGACAAGCAGGGGTGATGGTCAAGTCCGAGGGGGCGCGGGCTGGAGAATTTTGTCGGGTGTGCCTGGGACATCAGGGGGCCTGGAACCACGGCATGACATCCGCAGCAGGTGGGCGTCGGGGTGCCGCCAGAGGCCCTGCTTCGACAAGGCGACAAGCGTCGGGGGTAGTGGAAGCCCGCGAACCGTCCAATCCTGGGGGTCGACGGTTCCGTCGGCTTCGTGCATCCTCACTGCACCGCCGCAGCCAGCAGCTCGTACGTCTCGTCGTCGAAGGCGACCAGGCGGACGTGCTCGACTTCGGTGGGGGTTGCTCTGATGGTCGAGATCGCGATCTTCGCTGCTTCCGTGGGCGGGAAGCCGTACACGCCGGTGGCGATAGCGGGGAAGGCGACGCTGCGGGCCCCGACCTCGTCGGCGACGCCGAGGCTGCGCCGATAGCACGACGCGAGGATGTCCGCCTCGCCGTGGCCACCGCCTTCCCATACGGGGCCGACGGTATGGATGACATGGCGTACCGGCGGGTTGAGGTCGAACGCCGGTGTGGCGACCGCGTCGCCGGCCGCGCAGGGGGCGAGCCCGGCACCCGCCTGGGCCAGGCGCGGTCCTGCCGCACGATGAATCGCCCCGTCGACACCGCCGCCACCCAACAAAGACTCGTTTGCCGCGGTGACGATGGCGTCGACGTCCTCGCTGGTGATGTCACCGAGCACAACCTCAATCGCGGGCATTGCCCGATGATGTCACTCCGGCAGTCCGAGCCGGCGGAGCCTGCGTCGGCGATCGGTGAGGTTCGAATCATGGCTGTCCGGATGGTGGAGCTGATCGCCTTGAGCGACGGGCACCTCCGTGGTGTGGGCGACCACCCGGGTCAGTCCGTGATCGGCCGCGACGTTCAGCAGGGCCACGAGTGCCTCCGCCGGGTAGTCGTGACCACGGGTCGCGTCGAACAACCACCGCGTCACGGTCTCCTTCGAGAAGATGATCCGGACAATGTCGAGAACCCGCCGGCGGCTCCGTCTCAGGGAAGGATGCGACCACGGTGGCCGCAGCAGAGCGAGGAGATCCGGTATGGCGATCCAACGGATGGACAACGTCCTCATTGTTGTCAACGACCTTGACGCGGTCATCGCGTTCTTCGTCGAACTCGGCATGGAGCTGGAGGGCAGAGGGCCTGTCGAGGGACGGTGGGTGGAGCGTGTCATCGGCCTCGACGACGTCCGCCAGGAGGTCGCGATGCTGCGGACCCCGGACGGTCACGGCAAGGTCGAGCTGGCGATGTTCCACACGCCGAAGGCGATCCGTCACGAACCGGAGAACGCGCCGACGAACACCCTGGGGATTCGTCGGATCATGTTCGCCGTCGACGACATCGAGGACGTCATCGCCAGGTTGCGTGCCCGTGGGGCTGAGCTGGTCGGGGAGGTGGAGCGGTACGAGGACATCTTCCGGCTCTGCTACCTGCGCGGCCCGGAGGGCATCATCGTCGGGCTTGCCGAACAGCTCACCTGAGTGTCAGGGACCGATCTCGGCGACCATCGTGTCCGCGTCCGTGAACGACTCGACGGTGCGGAACCCTTCGGACGCGTAGAGGCGGGCGGCGACGTTGGCCCGCTCGACGCTCAGCGACACCGTATGGATGCCGCCGTTCCGTGCGGCGTCCAGGACAGCGCGCAGCAGCGCCCGGCCCACACCCCGGCCCCGCCAGGCGTCCACGACGCCTATGGTCAGCTCCGGCACGTCGTCGGCGACGTACCCGTAGCCGGGATCATCGGCGCCCAGGTGTCGGAACCAGGCGGCCCCGACCGGTCGGTCGGCCGGGTCCACCGCGACCACGCCGACGTCGTCCCGCCGCATCCACCCCGCCACGTAGTGCGCCAGCGCGGGGTCGGCCAGGATCCGCTCGCGAGGCCAGTCGCGCTCGGGCAGCCAGTTCACGGCTTCGACGAGCATGTCCACCAGGAAGTCGGCGTCGGCCGGGGTGGCCGCGCGGATGCCGAAGTCGGTCACCGCGCAAGCCTCGCACGCGAGCGGATGCGGGAGCCGGCCGGCGCCACCACAACGGTAACCCCTTCTGCGTGTTCGGCGGCTGAGCGACGTTGCCTGCGCCGGGTCGATCGGCCCGGAGAGGCGTATACCTCTGAGTCATCCTTGTGACTCAGAGGTATACCGCTCAAGGGCGATACGCCCCCGGCTCACGGCGGTGGTGACGGTCGCTGCGGGAGCGAGCCGACAGGCATGAACGTGCCGCCGAGAGCGAACATGCGGTACGCCGGAGCGTGCGGTCCCTACGATGTCCGAAGAGGTGACCGCTGTGGACGGGGATGAACATGCCGGAACCGCGCGCTTTCTGGATCGACGAGCACTTCGACCGGGAACACGACGTCGACGGCCGTGGCCGGTACGAGGCCGAGGTGCTGACGCGGATCGACGAGTTCGCCCCCAGTTGGGACGACATCGCGCCGGTGAGCTTCGCGGCGACCGCGTGGCGCATCGCGTGTGAGCTGTCGCCCGGCTACGTCCGCTGGCACCGGCGGATCCTGTCGGCGTCCTGCACGCGCAGTCCGTGGGACGGGGGAATGGTCTGCGCGGTGACGGTGATCTCGCGCTGGCCGGCGGAGCTGACCTGGACGAAGCAGTGGCAACGCGACAGGGGCTGGCAGGACTGGCCGCAGATGTTCGGTCAGTACACGAC from Micromonospora lupini harbors:
- a CDS encoding O-acetyl-ADP-ribose deacetylase, whose product is MPAIEVVLGDITSEDVDAIVTAANESLLGGGGVDGAIHRAAGPRLAQAGAGLAPCAAGDAVATPAFDLNPPVRHVIHTVGPVWEGGGHGEADILASCYRRSLGVADEVGARSVAFPAIATGVYGFPPTEAAKIAISTIRATPTEVEHVRLVAFDDETYELLAAAVQ
- a CDS encoding MSMEG_1061 family FMN-dependent PPOX-type flavoprotein encodes the protein MTPAPAATAFDSLRLDAVPDQETLRRAYELPSEAAVRKQMTELTEQARRLIGCSSLVLVASVDADGNCDVSPRGGPAGFVAVLDARTVAIPDATGNKRLDTLQNVIATGRAGLLFIIPGRTTTLRVNGRACVSTRPDLLSQLTAVGKPPASALVVGIEEVYPHCPKSLLRTGVWDPERWLPADAQPTSAEVTLAQLRMPELTIADIEQAEVDSLKYRYE
- a CDS encoding GNAT family N-acetyltransferase, with the translated sequence MTDFGIRAATPADADFLVDMLVEAVNWLPERDWPRERILADPALAHYVAGWMRRDDVGVVAVDPADRPVGAAWFRHLGADDPGYGYVADDVPELTIGVVDAWRGRGVGRALLRAVLDAARNGGIHTVSLSVERANVAARLYASEGFRTVESFTDADTMVAEIGP
- a CDS encoding VOC family protein; translation: MSRQITAREFHAAEGVEDWRSLYHLVSAHFPTGSLTDGIALVDEIGRLADETEQQILTIDLRGAGVTVSLSRRDAGLARRISAAATERGLTADPTAVQVINLTLDAHVSADVLPFWRAVLGYSQIGDDYLYDPSRRGPGFGLQQMEVPRSQRNRMHLDVAVPHDQAEARIAAALAAGGRLVSDTHAPMWWVLADAEGNEVCVATWVGRDVGAAGTV
- a CDS encoding VOC family protein → MAIQRMDNVLIVVNDLDAVIAFFVELGMELEGRGPVEGRWVERVIGLDDVRQEVAMLRTPDGHGKVELAMFHTPKAIRHEPENAPTNTLGIRRIMFAVDDIEDVIARLRARGAELVGEVERYEDIFRLCYLRGPEGIIVGLAEQLT